The following are encoded in a window of Paenibacillus polymyxa genomic DNA:
- a CDS encoding glycoside hydrolase family 30 protein yields the protein MSNQTIQWFSTSKAKAWQSQAHHLTDTQESANLVFTGETHQLVEGFGGCFNELGYVALNHLEKDERDRVLHSLFHPAGEHKFAICRLPIGASDYALEWYSHNETDGDVEMKHFSIERDQQYLIPFIREALQLNPDLKLFASPWSPPTWMKSPKAYNYGTLRWEKDILKAYALYFVKFVQAYHEAGITIHQIHVQNEVIADQKFPSCVWTGEQLREFIRDYLGPAFEEHGLDTEIWLGTINAPDPWEELMKKTSTGFDEYAHTVLSDPEAYKYIKGVGYQWAGKNAIQRTVASYPELRYMQTENECGNGENSWDYAKYVYNLYQHYFTNGVNAYIYWNMVLEPKGKSTWGWEQNSMITVDPADRKPVLNPEYYVMKHFSHFVLPGARRIGLRGSWTGNAVAFQNTDGQRVVVIANPFKESRVLNLSLGETTQRLELEPESFNTIVIPS from the coding sequence ATGAGTAATCAAACCATTCAGTGGTTTTCCACTTCCAAAGCTAAAGCTTGGCAATCCCAAGCTCATCATTTGACCGATACTCAAGAGAGTGCCAATCTAGTCTTTACGGGAGAAACACATCAGCTTGTCGAAGGATTTGGTGGCTGTTTTAATGAATTAGGTTATGTGGCCCTGAACCATTTGGAAAAAGACGAACGAGATCGGGTGCTTCATTCTCTCTTTCATCCAGCGGGCGAGCACAAATTTGCGATTTGCCGACTTCCTATTGGAGCGAGTGACTACGCGCTGGAGTGGTACAGCCACAATGAAACAGACGGTGACGTGGAGATGAAGCACTTTTCTATTGAGCGTGATCAGCAATATCTCATTCCTTTTATTCGGGAAGCGTTACAACTCAATCCGGACTTGAAGTTGTTCGCTTCACCTTGGAGTCCGCCGACATGGATGAAATCACCGAAAGCCTACAATTACGGCACGCTGCGCTGGGAAAAGGATATTTTGAAAGCGTATGCATTGTACTTTGTCAAATTTGTTCAGGCTTATCACGAGGCAGGTATTACGATCCATCAGATTCATGTTCAAAATGAAGTCATTGCCGATCAGAAGTTCCCTTCCTGTGTATGGACCGGAGAGCAACTGCGTGAATTTATTCGCGACTATTTGGGCCCTGCTTTTGAGGAACACGGACTGGATACGGAAATTTGGCTGGGCACCATTAACGCACCCGATCCGTGGGAGGAATTAATGAAGAAGACTTCGACCGGATTCGATGAGTATGCCCATACCGTGTTGAGTGACCCCGAGGCCTACAAATATATTAAAGGCGTAGGCTACCAGTGGGCAGGCAAAAATGCCATTCAGCGCACCGTTGCCAGTTATCCTGAGCTTCGTTACATGCAAACAGAAAATGAATGCGGGAACGGAGAAAACTCATGGGACTACGCCAAATATGTATATAATCTGTACCAGCACTACTTCACCAATGGCGTAAATGCTTATATTTACTGGAATATGGTTTTGGAACCGAAAGGCAAGAGTACATGGGGCTGGGAGCAAAATTCGATGATCACCGTTGATCCGGCGGATCGAAAACCTGTCCTGAACCCAGAATATTACGTCATGAAGCACTTTTCTCATTTTGTATTACCGGGTGCCCGACGCATCGGACTTCGTGGCTCATGGACTGGAAATGCAGTTGCTTTTCAAAATACAGACGGGCAAAG
- a CDS encoding response regulator transcription factor translates to MKKRVLLVEDEIRIREVIADYFKQNNWEVYEAGNGKDALIWFDSVQPDLIILDIMMPELDGWEVCRQVRSRSGVPIILLTAKSGDDDKILGFELGADDYVTKPFSPKVLIARANALMKRVEGHVQPESHILRFGSAILNTMAHRLEVDQAEVELTPKEYELLRLLIHNKGIVISRDAILNRVWGIDFEGDTRVVDTHIKKLRSKLGRESRHIRTVFGTGYRFEEEE, encoded by the coding sequence TTGAAGAAAAGAGTTCTTCTCGTGGAGGATGAAATACGTATTCGTGAAGTGATTGCTGACTATTTTAAACAGAATAATTGGGAAGTCTATGAAGCAGGCAATGGAAAAGATGCACTGATCTGGTTTGATTCGGTGCAGCCGGACCTGATTATACTCGATATTATGATGCCGGAACTGGATGGTTGGGAAGTGTGCCGCCAGGTGCGTAGCCGCTCAGGTGTGCCGATCATTTTGTTGACAGCCAAATCCGGTGATGATGATAAAATATTAGGCTTTGAACTGGGAGCCGATGATTACGTGACCAAACCCTTCAGCCCCAAGGTGCTGATCGCCCGCGCCAACGCGCTGATGAAACGGGTGGAGGGACATGTACAGCCGGAGTCGCATATTTTGCGGTTCGGTAGTGCCATTCTCAACACGATGGCTCATCGGCTTGAGGTGGATCAGGCGGAAGTCGAGCTGACGCCCAAGGAGTATGAGCTGCTGCGGCTGCTTATACATAATAAAGGCATAGTTATTTCACGGGATGCGATACTGAACCGGGTGTGGGGCATCGACTTTGAAGGAGATACACGAGTTGTCGATACGCATATCAAAAAGCTGAGAAGTAAGCTAGGCCGTGAATCACGCCATATCCGCACGGTTTTTGGTACTGGCTATAGGTTTGAGGAGGAAGAATGA
- a CDS encoding sensor histidine kinase has translation MNKRGVTFKLFIMTVVFFLCFYGMVILSQLLFFENFYQEQKIGRVESRLQSFGQSYVQEAWGSGRVSREAARFMLQNKNQLAIVTLDGKVKLDDAFHINLRKADGKIVKISLSLFMSEYGDELRAARIQPGDTVTVEGEGLGTDGISTANLIYPTGIQKLGFKNIGSTSEEASTDGSVRFSGTVTEIVLPDLKTWSQRQGLLFSALEEWFPLSQAHLEKLKNFEVLEEEWTEPWTGVRNAVIVHPVRQDTGEIDLLFTVTSLQEISETNEALRWFYLYLGIGGFALILILSLFYSRMVTRPLIALNNTAKRMAKLDFTAHTPIRQNDELGSLSYSMYTLSQNLDTALRELQEANQQLVEDMEQKQRMEAVQQDFFANASHELKTPLSIIKGFAEGLQDGVSAGKQDHYMKVIVEEADKMERLVKDMLDLAKLESGTLKLRKTTFILSELVEEVVDKLFHLLKEKKLEVVIIPANEMPIHADVGWLEQVIINFVVNAIRHAEEGSSITIRIEGAGEISFFSIENKGETIPDDQLEQIWDRFYRAELSRSRQTGGTGLGLSIVKRILDLHEFRYKVENKKDGVRFVVIFGG, from the coding sequence ATGAACAAACGGGGAGTTACCTTTAAGTTGTTCATTATGACGGTTGTGTTTTTCCTGTGTTTTTACGGTATGGTGATTTTAAGTCAATTGCTGTTTTTTGAAAATTTTTATCAGGAACAGAAGATTGGTCGTGTGGAAAGCCGCTTGCAAAGCTTCGGTCAAAGTTATGTCCAGGAGGCTTGGGGATCGGGCAGGGTTTCCCGTGAGGCAGCTCGCTTTATGCTTCAGAATAAAAACCAGCTGGCGATTGTAACGCTGGACGGCAAAGTAAAGCTGGATGATGCGTTTCATATCAATCTAAGAAAAGCGGATGGTAAAATCGTTAAAATATCGCTGTCTCTGTTTATGAGCGAGTACGGAGATGAACTGAGAGCTGCTCGGATTCAGCCCGGTGATACGGTAACGGTTGAAGGTGAGGGATTGGGAACGGACGGCATCTCTACCGCCAATTTAATTTATCCAACCGGCATACAGAAGCTTGGTTTCAAAAATATAGGATCGACTTCGGAAGAGGCAAGCACAGATGGTAGTGTAAGATTTTCCGGTACGGTGACAGAGATTGTACTGCCGGATCTGAAAACATGGAGTCAGCGACAAGGCTTACTGTTTAGTGCGCTAGAGGAATGGTTCCCTTTATCACAGGCGCATCTGGAGAAACTTAAGAATTTCGAAGTGTTGGAAGAAGAGTGGACGGAACCTTGGACAGGGGTACGCAATGCAGTCATAGTCCATCCTGTTCGTCAGGACACAGGCGAGATCGACCTCCTGTTCACAGTGACATCGTTGCAGGAAATTAGTGAGACGAATGAAGCTCTGCGCTGGTTTTATCTGTACCTAGGGATCGGGGGATTTGCACTCATTCTGATTTTGTCCCTGTTCTATTCCCGGATGGTGACCCGTCCGCTCATTGCTTTGAATAATACTGCCAAGCGGATGGCTAAGCTCGATTTTACAGCCCATACACCAATCCGGCAGAATGATGAACTGGGCAGCCTGTCCTACAGCATGTATACCCTGTCCCAGAACCTGGACACAGCTTTGCGTGAGCTTCAGGAGGCCAATCAGCAATTGGTGGAGGATATGGAACAGAAGCAGAGGATGGAGGCTGTACAACAAGACTTTTTTGCCAACGCTTCTCATGAACTGAAAACCCCGCTGAGTATCATTAAAGGCTTCGCAGAAGGATTACAAGATGGGGTTAGCGCCGGGAAGCAGGATCATTATATGAAAGTCATTGTAGAGGAAGCGGACAAAATGGAGCGATTGGTCAAAGATATGCTGGACCTCGCCAAATTGGAATCGGGTACCCTCAAGCTTCGCAAGACGACCTTTATCTTGAGTGAGCTGGTGGAGGAGGTCGTGGACAAGTTATTCCATTTGTTGAAGGAGAAAAAGCTGGAAGTGGTCATTATCCCCGCCAATGAGATGCCGATCCATGCCGATGTAGGATGGCTGGAACAGGTGATTATCAACTTTGTTGTCAATGCCATACGACATGCTGAGGAAGGAAGCTCGATCACGATTCGTATCGAAGGTGCTGGGGAAATCAGTTTTTTTTCCATTGAAAATAAAGGTGAGACCATTCCTGACGATCAACTGGAGCAGATATGGGATCGCTTTTACCGGGCCGAGCTGTCCCGAAGCCGCCAGACAGGTGGGACAGGGCTCGGGCTGTCGATCGTCAAACGAATTTTGGATTTGCACGAATTCCGCTATAAGGTGGAGAATAAGAAGGACGGCGTACGTTTTGTTGTTATATTCGGAGGCTAA
- the pssA gene encoding CDP-diacylglycerol--serine O-phosphatidyltransferase, with the protein MKWNWLPSLCTIANLGAGVLSLYFTIHEQYMTAFILVVVAALWDVLDGLLARLLHCSSDFGKQLDSLADVVSFGVAPAFLILLYKLGDTHWIGPLVAVLFVICGAVRLARFNLMAFSKGFVGMPITAAGVILSFMFLWSEHLKPGLLLALMVVLSFLMVSRIPFPSFKK; encoded by the coding sequence ATGAAATGGAATTGGTTGCCCTCACTATGCACGATTGCAAACCTGGGGGCAGGGGTCTTATCCCTGTATTTCACGATTCATGAGCAATACATGACCGCTTTTATTCTCGTGGTAGTGGCTGCTTTATGGGATGTATTAGACGGTTTGCTGGCAAGGCTGCTGCATTGCTCCAGTGATTTTGGCAAACAGCTCGATTCGCTGGCGGATGTTGTCTCATTTGGGGTTGCCCCTGCTTTCTTGATCTTGTTATACAAGCTGGGAGATACCCATTGGATAGGACCGCTTGTGGCTGTTTTGTTTGTCATATGCGGTGCGGTAAGATTGGCAAGATTCAACCTAATGGCTTTTAGCAAAGGCTTTGTAGGTATGCCGATTACGGCGGCGGGTGTGATTTTGTCCTTTATGTTTTTATGGAGTGAGCATTTGAAGCCGGGGTTGTTGCTTGCATTAATGGTAGTGCTGTCGTTCCTGATGGTTAGCCGTATTCCCTTTCCGTCCTTCAAAAAATAA
- a CDS encoding DedA family protein, with translation MEWVISMITQYGYIAIFALLALGIIGLPVPDEIIMVFVGYLSSIMVLNYSVSILVSFIGAMTGMMISYTLGKKLGQPLVDKHGKWVGLTPKRFARVKGWFARFGLWTILFGYFIPGVRHATSYLSGISAMPVRKYMLVASAGSLIWTLIFISIGYIAGANINFH, from the coding sequence ATGGAATGGGTCATCAGCATGATTACACAATACGGATATATCGCTATTTTTGCTCTTCTTGCTCTTGGGATTATCGGCCTACCGGTTCCAGATGAAATTATTATGGTGTTTGTCGGCTATTTATCTTCTATTATGGTACTGAATTATTCGGTGTCTATATTAGTTAGCTTCATTGGTGCAATGACAGGGATGATGATCAGCTACACGCTAGGCAAAAAGCTGGGTCAGCCCTTGGTGGATAAGCACGGCAAGTGGGTTGGATTGACACCGAAGCGATTTGCAAGAGTTAAGGGGTGGTTTGCACGCTTTGGGTTGTGGACCATTTTGTTCGGTTATTTTATCCCAGGAGTCAGACATGCGACAAGCTATTTGTCGGGCATTAGTGCGATGCCTGTCCGAAAATATATGCTGGTGGCAAGCGCAGGTTCTCTGATATGGACGCTTATCTTTATCTCCATTGGTTATATTGCAGGGGCGAATATAAACTTTCATTAA
- the psiE gene encoding phosphate-starvation-inducible protein PsiE produces MNVLMKYIEKLPSFLQMILNISLFLVGLILSFLLLKETWSIFSYVFLYAETDKNYYEFTEELLVFFLYFEFIALIVKYFKTNFHFPLRYFIYIGITAVIRLIIVDHDDAKNTFWWSIAILVMVGSLLIANSKLLKRES; encoded by the coding sequence TTGAATGTACTAATGAAGTATATTGAGAAGTTACCGAGTTTTCTGCAAATGATCTTGAATATCTCGCTGTTTCTGGTCGGGCTGATTTTAAGCTTCTTACTGCTAAAAGAAACATGGTCCATTTTTTCTTATGTTTTTTTGTACGCAGAGACCGACAAAAATTACTATGAATTCACGGAAGAGTTGCTTGTGTTTTTCTTGTACTTTGAATTCATAGCATTAATAGTTAAGTACTTTAAAACCAATTTTCATTTTCCATTACGTTATTTTATCTATATTGGGATCACGGCTGTCATCAGGCTCATTATTGTAGATCATGATGATGCTAAAAATACATTCTGGTGGTCTATTGCTATCCTAGTCATGGTAGGTTCTCTATTGATCGCTAACAGTAAATTGTTAAAAAGAGAAAGTTGA
- a CDS encoding AI-2E family transporter, with amino-acid sequence MVRNWMNHAGVRRIAVLAIIVLLLFMLRSMMNIMLLTLLLTILIGSIYNGVNKLVKRFVNVPSMIVLLLVYGLLILIMVWGVYRMVPLIVVQVKQVYLMIQQAYMYPDRNQWNETIIEFMDTLNAQRLFEPGLSAVMKVSQLGTQLLVSIILSLFFLMEKSYITRFTATFVDSKLGWFFKEVGHFGRMFLGTFGKVLEAQLLISLINCILTTIALWIMGFPNLLGLALIIFVLGLVPVAGVFISLAPLGLIAFSVGGIQYVVYLVILIVVIHAIEAYFLNPKLMSSKTNLPIFFTFVVLIFSEHLIGIWGLIVGIPLFVFFLDLIGIKRKQEKDT; translated from the coding sequence ATGGTAAGAAACTGGATGAATCATGCGGGCGTCAGGCGGATAGCCGTCCTTGCGATAATCGTTTTGCTGTTGTTTATGTTAAGAAGCATGATGAATATTATGTTGTTAACACTGCTGCTTACGATCTTGATTGGCAGTATATATAACGGAGTGAATAAGCTGGTCAAGCGGTTCGTCAATGTGCCGTCAATGATCGTGCTACTACTGGTGTATGGTTTGCTAATTCTGATTATGGTGTGGGGCGTTTACCGAATGGTGCCGCTAATCGTTGTACAGGTCAAGCAGGTGTATCTCATGATTCAGCAAGCGTATATGTATCCTGATCGCAATCAATGGAACGAAACGATTATCGAATTTATGGACACGCTGAATGCTCAGCGGCTATTTGAGCCTGGCCTGAGTGCAGTGATGAAGGTCAGTCAATTGGGAACACAGCTTCTGGTGTCGATTATTTTGAGCTTGTTCTTCCTGATGGAAAAATCCTATATTACACGTTTTACAGCTACGTTTGTAGATAGCAAGCTGGGTTGGTTTTTCAAGGAAGTGGGTCATTTTGGCCGTATGTTTCTGGGTACGTTCGGGAAGGTATTGGAGGCTCAACTGCTGATTTCACTTATTAATTGTATATTGACCACGATTGCGCTCTGGATTATGGGCTTCCCTAATCTGCTCGGTCTTGCGCTCATCATTTTCGTACTGGGATTGGTTCCGGTGGCAGGTGTGTTTATCTCACTGGCACCGCTCGGCCTGATCGCTTTCAGTGTCGGCGGCATTCAATATGTGGTTTATCTGGTTATTCTGATCGTGGTGATTCATGCGATTGAGGCCTACTTCTTAAATCCGAAGCTGATGTCATCCAAAACGAATTTACCGATCTTCTTTACCTTTGTCGTACTTATTTTCTCTGAGCATCTGATTGGAATTTGGGGCTTGATTGTAGGTATTCCGTTGTTTGTTTTCTTCCTGGATCTGATTGGGATAAAACGCAAGCAAGAGAAGGATACTTGA
- a CDS encoding NADPH-dependent FMN reductase: MEQKIKVLAISGSLRQKSSNTALMKATMGLASENMMFTVYDGLGDLPHFNPDLDVDEGSASVRELREQLKQVDGVLICTPEYGNGVPGALKNALDWLVSSGEFVNKPTAVISASPSPMGGHLAHASLLLTLQMINAEIVENGKVIIPHITLKLNQEGEITNAETRQELEALLQGLEQACSSTGTL; this comes from the coding sequence ATGGAACAGAAAATTAAGGTATTGGCTATATCGGGTAGCCTTCGTCAAAAGTCCTCCAATACAGCGCTTATGAAGGCTACTATGGGGCTGGCTTCTGAAAATATGATGTTTACAGTCTATGATGGATTGGGGGATCTTCCGCATTTTAACCCTGACTTGGATGTAGATGAGGGGTCAGCTTCCGTAAGAGAGCTACGGGAACAATTGAAACAAGTGGATGGAGTGCTGATCTGTACACCGGAATATGGGAATGGTGTGCCGGGTGCTTTGAAAAATGCCTTGGATTGGCTCGTATCTTCAGGTGAATTTGTAAATAAACCTACAGCGGTCATCAGCGCGTCACCGTCTCCTATGGGCGGCCATCTGGCGCATGCCTCGCTGCTGCTCACATTGCAAATGATCAATGCAGAGATTGTGGAGAATGGAAAGGTCATTATTCCGCATATCACCTTGAAGCTAAACCAGGAAGGTGAAATTACAAACGCTGAAACTAGGCAGGAGCTAGAAGCATTACTTCAAGGGCTTGAGCAAGCTTGCTCAAGCACAGGAACTCTTTAG